In a single window of the Xiphophorus couchianus chromosome 10, X_couchianus-1.0, whole genome shotgun sequence genome:
- the pald1a gene encoding paladin isoform X4, whose translation MAESKQQRKSPGSGDRSSSHFSLWSMGTTASAAPQPVYVAPPLDNVHANGMAHSSMSPVHMVNIHNSRAKSIITNKVAPVVITYNCRQEFQIHDNFHKGDYKVGRISESLPEHYLVKGEYFMVQDVYSKADVLYTTSSYGAPNFRQVKGTYPLYGMGQPTLNGYKQVLQRLQAQGQQEIIFFCIREEPVVFLHKDDDFVPYTPRRKENLHENLQGLQGEETVESLELSIRNELYDFAKLSKNILYVYNDIEYFKDEPQKMSITCEEDIHVTEEVYKRPMFTMQGYRYFRLPLPMEGAPLEEDFDAFVNILRESPSLCLGRNASRLPPTLVFSCQVGVGRTNLAMILGTLVMKRLKGDSQLPPQVVERGTSKPRPLFQVIQSLIKKLPNGQQLMEEVDHAITLCSEMHNIKEAIYENASKLEGIGEDYQTQGSTTKEYFLNRTKQSLERYFYLIVFNAYLHEQYPLAFVSNFSQWMCCHAWLYRLLACMDMSELSAPAELLTKGARVLVADEYLALDVLSTIKEMKVANFRRVPKMPVYGVAQPTSEAIGAVLAHLMDEKRKHNHILWINVQEELVLEGNGQIFIPREPSCLDQHIPVPTSDPQLLQKLETSLKEEILRAQKWLEVILEQEKKMTMFKTCLTIQELFNQHKSSHPGLVYKRIPLPDCSSPREEDFDKLHEAMRNALAEDSHSAFVFNCANGKSRTTTAMVVAVLTLWHFKGFPECTDDEIVSVPDAKYTKGEFEVVMRVVRLLPDGHKRKKEVDLALDSISETMTPMHYHLREMIISTYRQADRWSLSDLEFNRLLEVIWRCELCNLFKLITLICFLRCLCKKIRYALPNCFAFFF comes from the exons ATGGCGGAAAgcaagcagcagagaaaaagtCCTGGAAGTGGAGATCGCTCCTCGTCTCATTT CAGCTTGTGGAGCATGGGTACAACTGCCAGCGCTGCCCCACAGCCTGTTTATGTAGCGCCGCCGCTTGACAACGTCCACGCCAACGGGATGGCCCATAGCAGCATGAGTCCAGTCCACATGGTCAACATCCACAACAGCAGAGCCAAGTCCATTATCACCAACAAGGTTGCACCAGTCGTCATCAC cTATAACTGCAGACAAGAGTTTCAAATTCATGACAACTTCCATAAAGGTGACTACAAGGTTGGTCGGATATCGGAATCCTTGCCAGAGCATTACTTGGTTAAG gGTGAATACTTCATGGTGCAGGATGTGTACAGCAAGGCAGATGTTCTATACACAACGAGCAGCTATGGAGCCCCCAACTTCCGCCAGGTGAAGGGAACCTACCCGCTTTATGGAATGGGTCAGCCAACCTTGAATGGCTACAAACAAGTTCTCCAGAGACTTCAAGCCCAAGGACAGCAG GAGATTATCTTCTTCTGCATACGAGAGGAGCCAGTGGTGTTCCTTCATAAGGACGATGACTTTGTGCCGTACACCCCGCGTAGGAAAGAAAACCTACATGAGAACCTTCAAGGACTGCAAGGAGAGGAAACAGTAGAAAGCCTCGAGCTGAGCATCAGAAACGAG CTCTATGACTTTGCAAAGCTCAGCAAAAACATCTTGTATGTCTACAACGACATTGAGTACTTCAAAGACGAGCCGCAGAAGATGTCCATAACGTGCGAGGAGGACATCCACGTGACGGAGGAGGTCTATAAGAGGCCGATGTTCACCATGCAAGGCTACAG GTACTTCAGATTACCACTACCAATGGAGGGAGCGCCATTGGAAGAAGATTTTGATGCATTTGTTAACATACTCAGG GAGAGTCCCAGCCTGTGTCTGGGCCGCAACGCGTCCAGACTGCCGCCTACCCTGGTCTTCAGCTGCCAGGTGGGCGTCGGTCGCACCAACCTAGCCATGATTCTGGGCACGTTAGTCATGAAAAGACTCAAAGGGGACTCACAACTGCCACCACA AGTTGTGGAGCGAGGTACTTCAAAGCCAAGACCACTATTCCAAGTTATCCAGAGTCTGATCAAAAAATTGCCTAATGGACAGCAGCTTATGGAAGAG gTGGACCACGCTATTACCTTGTGCTCAGAGATGCACAACATAAAAGAAGCAATATATGAGAATGCAAGTAAATTGGAAGGGATTGGAGAAGATTACCAGACTCAA ggAAGCACTACCAAAGAGTACTTTCTCAACAGAACAAAGCAGAGCTTGGAGCGCTACTTCTACTTGATCGTATTTAATGCTTACCTTCATGAACAG TATCCCCTTGCCTTTGTGTCCAACTTCAGTCAGTGGATGTGCTGCCATGCCTGGTTGTACAGGTTGCTGGCCTGCATGGACATGTCAGAGCTGTCTGCTCCTGCCGAGCTGCTCACCAAAGGAGCCCGCGTCCTG GTTGCTGATGAGTACTTGGCCCTCGACGTGCTCAGCACAATCAAAGAGATGAAGGTGGCCAACTTCAGACGAGTGCCCAAGATGCCTGTTTATGGAGTGGCTCAGCCGACGTCAGAG GCCATCGGAGCAGTTCTCGCCCACCTGATGGATGAGAAGAGGAAGCACAACCACATTTTGTGGATCAATGTTCAGGAGGAATTGGTGCTCGAAGGAAATGGACAAATCTTCATTCCCAGGGAACCCTCGTGTCTGGACCAGCACATCCCCGTCCCAACGAGTGATCCGCAGTTGCTACAG AAATTGGAAACCTCACTGAAGGAAGAGATTCTGCGAGCTCAGAAGTGGCTGGAGGTGATTctggagcaggaaaaaaagatgaCGATGTTTAAAACCTGCCTGACCATTCAGGAGCTTTTCAACCAGCACAAAAGCTCCCACCCAGGCCTCGTGTACAAACGAATCCCTCTGCCGGACTGCAGCTCACCACGGGAAGAA GATTTTGATAAGCTTCATGAGGCCATGAGGAATGCGTTAGCTGAAGATTCCCACTCAGCTTTTGTCTTTAATTGCGCCAACGGCAAAAGCAGGACTACAACCGCCATGGTTGTTGCTGTGCTCACTCTCTGGCATTTTAAG GGTTTCCCAGAGTGCACAGATGATGAAATTGTCAGTGTTCCTGATGCCAAGTACACAAAGGGAGAGTTTGAG GTTGTTATGCGAGTGGTTCGTCTTCTGCCCGACGGCcacaagaggaagaaagaggTAGACCTTGCACTGGATTCTATCAGTGAGACCATGACCCCCATGCACTATCATCTGAGAGAGATGATCATCTCCACTTACAGACAG